Proteins encoded by one window of Xyrauchen texanus isolate HMW12.3.18 unplaced genomic scaffold, RBS_HiC_50CHRs HiC_scaffold_196, whole genome shotgun sequence:
- the LOC127641849 gene encoding NLR family CARD domain-containing protein 3-like, which produces MDSTKDLSGQTDTGKVKSVIHGESPESICVSMKSDRSMNEPPNFSSGAPCADVSVIHGESPEPSCVSMKSDWSMEQPVNFSSGESLINYRNKQDESESTAGKVTLDSIFVELEHKIISLMKKELKSIKRLLISDSPACSEREEEDDEGQSRVREGFLKITLHVLKKMKLTDLANTLQTKLISVHQQKLKTKLKEKFQRINEGMSNQSSSTLVNEIYTELYITEGGSAEINNEHEVRQIETASRRAETQETPIKCNDVFKALPGQDKAIRTVLTKGVAGIGKTVSVQKFIVDWTEGKANQDVHFIFPLPFRELNLMKHKNISLMDLLHQFFTDTKELRELKTFLDDYKVIFIFDGLDECRLPLDFQNNDILCDVTESASVDVLLTNLIKGNLLPSALLWVTSRPAAANQIPPECVDQLTDVRGFNDPQKDEYFRKRIKDERLANRIITHMKSSRSLYIMCHIPVFCWISATVLQRLLSEAESAEIPKTLTQMFTHFLIFQSKLKSQKYDGKCEVNLQQARERILSLGKLAFQQLEKGNLIFYEEDLRECGIDVREASVYSGVCTQIFREEFGLHLGKVFSFVHLSIQEFLAALYAFISFYQQKSGLFSKFKSSMSDFLKSEVDKALQSENGHLDLFLRFLLGLSLKSNQTILRDLLTQTGSISDSKQEIVEYIKMKIRENPSPEKSINLFHCLNELNDHSLVQEVQTYVNRRDINRLSGVRLSPAQWSALVFVLLNSEEELDQFNLRKYDPSHECLLRLLPVIKASRKADFMGCNLTEQSCSALASVLSSNSSSLRELDLSNNDLQDSGVKLLSDALKSPHCTLEILRFAACRFTGQCCESLSSVLQSSKSLRELDLSNNDLQDSGVKLLSDALKSPHCTLE; this is translated from the exons atggactccacaaaggatctcagtggacagacagacacagggaaggtcaagag tgtcattcatggagaatctcctgaatccatctgtgtgtccatgaagagtgaccggtcaATGAATGAACCACCTAATTTCAGTTCTGGAgccccttgtgctgatgtgag tgtcattcatggagaatctcctgaacccagctgtgtgtccatgaagagtgactggTCAATGGAACAACCAGTTAACTTCAGTTCAGGAGAGTCTTTGATCAACTACAGAAACAAACAGGATGAATCAGAGTCAACTGCTGGGAAAGTGACATTGGACTCCATTTTtgtg gaacttgagcacaaaatcatctctctgatgaagaaagagctgaagagtatcaagagactactgatctcagattccccagcatgctctgagagagaggaggaggatgatgaaggtcagagcagagtcagagaggggtttctgaagatcacactgcacgtcctgaagaagatgaagctgacagacctcgctaacacacttcaaacca aactgatttctgtgcatcaacaaaaactcaaaacaaaactaaaagagaaattccagagaattaatgaaggaatgtcaaatcaaagcagctcaacacttgtgaatgagatctacacagagctgtacatcacagagggagggagtgcagagatcaataatgaacatgaggtgagacagattgagacagcatccaggagagcagagacacaggaaacaccaatcaaatgcaatgacgtctttaaagccttacctggacaagacaaagccatcagaactgtgctgactaaaggagtcgctggaattgggaaaactgtctctgtgcagaagttcattgtggactggactgaaggaaaagcaaatcaggatgttcacttcatatttccacttcctttcagagagctcaatctgatgaagcacaaaaatatcagtttgatggatcttcttcatcagtttttcacagatacaaaagaactgagagaattgaaaacattccttgatgactacaaagtcattttcatttttgatggtctggatgagtgtcgacttcctctagatttccagaacaatgatattttgtgtgatgtgacagaatcggcctcagtggatgtgctgctgaccaacctcatcaaggggaatctgcttccttctgctctgctctgggtcacctctcgaccagcagcagccaatcagattcctcctgagtgtgttgaccagctcacagatgtacgaggcttcaatgaccctcagaaggacgagtatttcaggaagagaataaaagatgagcgtctggccaacagaatcatcacacacatgaaatcatcaagaagcctgtacatcatgtgtcacataccagtcttctgttggatttcagccactgttctccagagactgttgagtgaagcagagagtgcagagatccccaagactctcactcaaatgttcacacacttcctgatctttCAGAGCAAACTGAAGAGCCAGAAGTATGATGGGAAATGTGAGGTGAATCTTCAGCAGGCTAGAGAGAGGATTCTGTCTCTGGGAAAACTGGCTTTTCAACAGCTGGAAAAAGGGAacctgatcttctatgaggaggacctgagagagtgtggcattgatgtcagagaagcgtcagtgtactcgggagtttgtacccaaatcttcagagaggagtttggactgcacctggggaaggtgttcagctttgtgcatctgagcattcaggagtttctcgctgctctgtatgcttttatttccttttatcaACAGAAATCAGGTCTCTTCAGTAAGTTTAAGTCATCTATGAGTGATTTCCTGAAGAGTGAAGTTGACAAGGCCTTACAGAGTGAGAACGGACACCTGGACCTTTTCCTTCGATTCCTTCTGGGTCTCTCACTGAAGTCCAATCAGACAATCTTACGAGACCTACTGACACAGACAGGAAGCATCTCTGACAGCAAACAGGAAATAGTTGAGTACATTAAGATGAAGATCAGGGAGAATccctctccagagaaatccatcaatctgttccactgtctgaatgaactcaatgatcattctctagtgcaggaagtacaaacatacgtgaacagaagagatatcaatcgtctctctggagtccgtctctctcctgctcagtggtcagctctggtgtttgtgttgctgaactcagaagaggagctggatcagtttaatctgaggaaatatgatccatcacatgaatgtcttctgaggctgctgccggtgatcaaagcatccagaaaagctga TTTTATGGGCTGCAATCTGACAGAGCAAAgttgttcagcactggcctcagtccTCAGCTCAAACTCCTCAAGTCTTAGAGAGCTGGACCtaagtaacaatgacctgcaggattcaggagtgaaacttctctctgatgcactgaagagtcctcactgtacactggaaatactgag atttgcagcttgtagattcactggtcagtgctgtgaaagtttgtcttcagttctacaatcatcaaaatccctgagagagctggacctgagtaacaatgacctgcaggattcaggagtgaagctgctctctgatgcactgaagagtcctcactgtacactggaa